CGCCGATAACCGCATCGCCGCTTCCGCCGGGGCCAGCGCCATGCTCTCCGTCGCGGCACAGGAAAGCCACGAAGAAGCGGGCCAAAGCCTTGAGCGGCTCGAGACCATGGTCGGGCTCATCGACGATCAGGACGGGCTGAAGGCTGCCGTCGATCTCAACACCCGCGTCACCGCCGAGCTTGGCATCATCCTGACCCAGATTTGGCGGCTGGAAGCGGCGCAAGGCGTGAGTGCCGGCCAGCTTGGCGTTGTCGATGCCGCGACCCTCGCGGATGAGCGCAAGTTCCGCTCGATGGCGGTGGATCCATGAGGCAAACCATGACCCGCAGCTTGGCTCCAGGCCGGGCGCTCGGTCTCGCCGCCCTTGTCTTGAGCATCCTGCACAATGCTGCGTCGGCCCAGACCCCGAGCACGAACCCTTCCGGCGACACGCCCTTCAACTCGATGGCCATCGCGCGGGATCAAACGGATGAATGTCGTGTTCCGAAACCCCCTACCGATCTGGCCGAAACCGCCTATCTGCGCAATGGCTACCGCGCGATCTTGCGCATCCTGATTGCCGAAGAGGCGCTCGCTTCGGAAACCTGCACCTGCCTGCTGGATCAGTTCGCCTGGGATCAGGCGCTTGCCGCCCTGCCCCGGTTCCAGACCTCGGACAACCCGCGCCTGCCCTTCAACGTGCTCGAGCTCTACGCCAAGGCGGACGCGCTCGAGGCGCAAGTTGTGGAGGCCTGTGCGGAGTAAATGGGGGTCATTCGCGACATCCTTGGCCAAGTCGACGCCGCGGTGAACACCGTGGCGCAGGACGGCTTTATCTCCTCGGCGGCCTCGGTCGGTAATGTCATCTCGGCGGGCGCGACGCTCCTTGTCGTGCTCCTCGGGATCAACGCGGTCATGCAGCTCCGCCCCCTGCCCTTCGGAACCGGGTTTGCCTTCGGGATGAAAGTGGCCCTGGTCGGGATCTTCGCGCAGAGTTGGGATAATTTCAGCGTCATCTATGACATCGTCACGCGCGTGCCCGACTCCGTGGGCGCCTCGATCCTGGCGCTTACCGGCTCGGGCGACGAGGCAGGGGTCTATGAGAGCCTCGACAATATGGTCGCCCGCATCACCGCCTATGGCGATACGATCGGCGACCGCGCGGGCTGGGTCTTCGGCGCGGTTCTGGGTGCCATCTTCTTCGTCCTCTCCGCCGTCTTCGCCGCCGTCACCGCAGGGATCATCGCCTTCGCCCGCATCGTCTTCGCGCTGATGATCGTCATCGCCCCCTTCATGATCGTGACCTCGCTGTTCAAACCGACGCAGTCTCTCTTCGAGGCCTGGACCCGCGCCACCATCGGCTATGCGCTCATGCCGGTCGCCGCGGCAGGCGCTGCGGGCATCATCGTCGCCATCGCCGAGGCGATCGGGGACGCCTCTGCCGACCCAAACGATGTCGAGACCGTCAGCCTCATCCTGCCCTTCCTCGTGATCCTCATCCTCAGCGCCGGGATCATGGCCTCGGTCCCCTACATCGCCTCCAATCTCACCGGTGTCGTCGGCATTGCCTCCAATGCCGTGGGTCTCACCGGCCTCGCACGTCAGGGCTTCGTGAACACGCGCGAGTACGGCACGGGTGCTGCCTCGCGTCTCGTCACCGGAAAATCCCCACATGAGCTGAACCAGATAGCGAACGCGGGCGTCGTGAAGACCGGCGAGATGATCCGCCAAAGCCCCGGCGCGCTTCTCTCCGCCGCCAAGGCCTTCCGCAAACCCTGATGTGAAAGACGACGACTTTGAAGAAGCTTGTGACCAGTTCCTCCGCGCCTGACCGCGACGCCTTTGAAGCGGATTTCATCTACGGGCCAAGGCAGCGCGAGCGCTTTGCGTGGTTCGTCGCGGCGGCAGGCGTGCTGGTCGGCGTCGCCGGCATGGTTGCGGGCGCGAGCCTCTTTCCGCTCAAAACGACAGAGACCTTCGTGGTCGTCGTGGACAAGGAAACCGGCGAGATGGACCGGGTGGCCGCCGTCCAAGCGCTGACGCTCTCGGAAAGCGACGCCATCATCCAGGCCAATCTCGTCGCTTACGTCGATGATCGGGAAACCTACGACCTGACCGACGGCGAGCCGCGCATCAACTCGGTGCTCGACCGTTCCGATGGCGATGCCGCCCGCACGCTGCGCGATCTATGGTCTTCCACCAACGAGGATTACCCGATCACCGTCTACGGGCGCGACGCCAAGATCGAGGTGGTCATCAAGTCGGTGAACCAAATCGAGCGCGGCGTGGCCCAGGTCCGCTTCACCCGCACGCTGCGTCGACCCCGCGACACCCGCACCGTGACCCGGTCCTACGTCGCCACCGTCGGCTACGACTTCCAACCCGAAACTCGCCAGCGCCTTCAGGATGTCTGGGCCAACCCCTTGGGCTTCGTGGTGACCTCCTACCGCGTCGACGCCGAGACCCTGGAGAACTGACCCTCATGAAATCCCTGCCCGCGCTCCTCCTGGCGCTTGCCCTTCCTGTTGCTGCACTCGCCGAAGCCACGCCCCAAGGCGGCCCGCTCGATATCCGTATCCGCACTGCCGTCTACAACGAGAACCAGGTCTACCGGATCGAAACCGATCTCAGGCATTCGACGACCATTCATTTCGGAGCCGGGGAACGCTTCGAGGCCGTGATCGTCGGCGACACCGAAAGTTTCCAGGTCGATCCGATCCCCGAGCTCGGCAACGTGCTGACCATCAAGCCGCATGTGGCGCAGGCCTCGACCAACATGACGGTCATCACCAACCGCCGCACCTATTCCTTCCACCTGCGCGAGGGCTCGATCCCGAACCGCACCGGCATGTTCTTCGAGGTCCGCTTCCGCTACCCCGACGAGGAACGCCGCGCGGCGGGTGCCACCCAGCCCAAAGGCTTCGAGGCCCCGCGCAACTACAACTACCGCGTCTCCGGCGAGGGCGACTTCCGCCCCAGCCATATCTATGACGACGGGCGCTACACGTATTTCGTCTTCCCGGAAAACGGCCGCCAGCCCGCCCTCTTCAAGGCCGATGACCAGGGCCGTGAGCGCACGGTCAACTGGACGCAAGCCGGCAACACGGTCCGCGTGCTCGGGGTGAACACCTACTGGACACTGCGCATCGGCGACGAGGCGATCTGCGCCTGGCGCGACGAGAGCGCCATCTACGTGAGCAACTGACCATGGCCCGAACAAACCCCTCCCGACCTGCAAGACCGTCTCGATCAATTCAGCCAGCGCGGCAAATCTAAGCGACGCGGCAACAGCCTCGGGGTCGGCGCGCTTGCCGCCGCCCTTGCCCTCGGCGGGGCAGGTGTGGCGTATTTCCTGGCGACCGGTCTGCAGGAAGGTGACAGCGCGCTTGAGACCTCCGATGTCGAGACCTTTCAGGACCGCCGCCCCGGCACGGGCGGGCGATTGGAGTTCCCGCCAGATGAGACAGAGCAGCGGGTCAATGACGCGCTGATCGCGGTCGAGGAAGCGCTCGATGTGCCTGCGGCCCCTGCCCCGGAGCCAAGCGCCGAGGTGTTGGCCGAGATCGCCAAGCTCCGCGAGGCCCTCGCCACCAGCCAGGCCGCCCGCAACTCGGAAATCCAGTTCGCCGTTGCCGACCTGCGCGAAGCCTTCGACGAACAGAAGGTGGCGCTTGAAGCGACGCTCGCCGCCAAGGAAACCGAGCTGGCCAACCTGCAGCGCCAGACCGAGACCCGTATCGAAGGGCTGCAAGCCATGCTTGATGCCGAACGGGCGCAGCGCGAGGGGCTTGAGGCCGAGCTCGACCGCGAAGGGCTGATCGCCGATCAGCGCCTTCTCGAAGAGCGCCGGCGTCAGGAAGAGGAACAGCGCCAGCGCGAGGCCGAACGGGTCGCCGAGGAGCTTCTGACCGCACAGATCAAATCGCCGGCCGTGGTCTATGCCGATGGTCCCCGTGGCGGCCAAAGTGGCGCGGCGGTGGCCGATCCTATTGCCGCAGGCACCGGGGGGTCGTCCTGTCAGGCAACGAGCAATTCCTGCAGAGTGCGCGACCGCTCGAGGTACAGGAAGCCGCCCATCTCACCCATCCCGAACGCACCCTGACCCAAGGCTCGGTCATTCAGGCCGCGCTCCAGACCGCTATCAACAGCGATCTACCTGGCTCCGTGGTCGCGATCGTCTCGGAACCGGTCCCGGCGTTTTCCGGGGACCGGATCCTGATCCCCCGAGGCTCCCGCCTTTTTGGCCAGTACCGGTCAGGCATCGACATGCATCAGAAGCGCATCCTGATCCTCTGGACCCGCGTCTTGACGCCGGACGGCACCTCGATGGAGATCGCCGCCGTGGGCGGCGATCAACTCGGCCGCTCGGGCCTGACCGGTCTCGTAGACACCAAATTCGCCGAGCGCTTCGGCGGGGCCGCGCTGATTTCCGTGATCGGGGCGGCACCGGCCGTCGCAGCCGAGAGCGCCAACAATGAAACCACCAGCGTCGTTCTGGGCGATGTCGGCAGCGATTTTCAGGATGCCGTCGGCTCGGTCATCGCCGACCAGGTGTCGATCGCGCCGACGATCTATGTCGATCAGGGCGCCTCGGTCACCGTGCTCGTGGACCGGGATGTGGTGATATATTGACCCGGACTGACAGCCCAGCCTCTTACCTCGAGCGGTA
The DNA window shown above is from Ruegeria sp. SCSIO 43209 and carries:
- a CDS encoding virB8 family protein, encoding MKKLVTSSSAPDRDAFEADFIYGPRQRERFAWFVAAAGVLVGVAGMVAGASLFPLKTTETFVVVVDKETGEMDRVAAVQALTLSESDAIIQANLVAYVDDRETYDLTDGEPRINSVLDRSDGDAARTLRDLWSSTNEDYPITVYGRDAKIEVVIKSVNQIERGVAQVRFTRTLRRPRDTRTVTRSYVATVGYDFQPETRQRLQDVWANPLGFVVTSYRVDAETLEN
- a CDS encoding type IV secretion system protein; the protein is MGVIRDILGQVDAAVNTVAQDGFISSAASVGNVISAGATLLVVLLGINAVMQLRPLPFGTGFAFGMKVALVGIFAQSWDNFSVIYDIVTRVPDSVGASILALTGSGDEAGVYESLDNMVARITAYGDTIGDRAGWVFGAVLGAIFFVLSAVFAAVTAGIIAFARIVFALMIVIAPFMIVTSLFKPTQSLFEAWTRATIGYALMPVAAAGAAGIIVAIAEAIGDASADPNDVETVSLILPFLVILILSAGIMASVPYIASNLTGVVGIASNAVGLTGLARQGFVNTREYGTGAASRLVTGKSPHELNQIANAGVVKTGEMIRQSPGALLSAAKAFRKP
- a CDS encoding TrbG/VirB9 family P-type conjugative transfer protein, whose product is MKSLPALLLALALPVAALAEATPQGGPLDIRIRTAVYNENQVYRIETDLRHSTTIHFGAGERFEAVIVGDTESFQVDPIPELGNVLTIKPHVAQASTNMTVITNRRTYSFHLREGSIPNRTGMFFEVRFRYPDEERRAAGATQPKGFEAPRNYNYRVSGEGDFRPSHIYDDGRYTYFVFPENGRQPALFKADDQGRERTVNWTQAGNTVRVLGVNTYWTLRIGDEAICAWRDESAIYVSN